The Desulfurella amilsii region ATTTTATATAAACTTGTCTGTGTATAAATCGCAAATTTGTATTTGTAATAAGCGCCCCATCGAGTAAGTGGATTTCGGTTAACACTTGAAAACCATTGCAGATACCTAATATATATCCGCCATATTTATCAAAATCAAGGAGCGCTCTAGCAAGTTTTGTAAACTTTGCCAGTGCGCCTGCCCTTAAATAATCCCCGTAAGAAAAACCACCCGGTAGAATAATACAATCGAACTCTTTTAGATTTGTTTCTTCATGCCAAATAAATTTTGTTTTAGCACCCATGTATTGTGCTGCAAAATCGCAATCATAATCGCAGTTTGTGCCCAAAAATCTAACTATCCCTACTTTCATAAATTATCTCATAATCCTCTATTATTTCGTTTGAAAGTATTTTAGATGCAAGCTGTTCAATGATATCTTTCACATTTTCATGTTCAATTTCTATTTCAAAATACTTTCCTGATTTAATTTCACTAAATTCTACGCCAAAATAGTTGTTTGCAACTTTTTTTATAGCGTTGCCCTGTGGATCTGAAACGCCTTTTTTAGGTTTTACGATAATTGTTGCTTTCATTTTTTTACTCGTTTTACGCAAAAATTAATACTATTAGTATTGCTACTATGTTAATAATTTTTATCATAGGGTTAATAGCAGGTCCTGCCGTATCTTTTAGCGGGTCTCCGACTGTGTCGCCAGTTACAG contains the following coding sequences:
- the purQ gene encoding phosphoribosylformylglycinamidine synthase I codes for the protein MKVGIVRFLGTNCDYDCDFAAQYMGAKTKFIWHEETNLKEFDCIILPGGFSYGDYLRAGALAKFTKLARALLDFDKYGGYILGICNGFQVLTEIHLLDGALITNTNLRFIHRQVYIKLLTSICKLTQNIEKEVLQMPIAHKEGNFYCDGSTLKKLNDENRIVFKYCDNSGNINTHANPNGSIESIAGICNKKGNILGLMPHPERKVSFLGEDGEYFFSFLR
- the purS gene encoding phosphoribosylformylglycinamidine synthase subunit PurS encodes the protein MKATIIVKPKKGVSDPQGNAIKKVANNYFGVEFSEIKSGKYFEIEIEHENVKDIIEQLASKILSNEIIEDYEIIYESRDS